The nucleotide sequence CCCTACCGATTGGGTTAAATCGGATTAGTTGGAAACTGTGTCACCATCACAGCTCGTGTACGATTGGTAACTCCCTACTGATTGGGTTAAATCGGATTAGTTAAAAATAAAGTAGGGGCGCAATGCTTGCGCCCCTATTCCGTTTCAGGACTCAACGAAAAAAGCCAAAAATTCTAATATAGCGACGGACAGATGAGTTCTCCCAATGTCCTTCGGGCGAATGCAATTCGCCCCTACAAAGATATGTCTTGATATATCCTACTTATTCTTTGACAACCTCCATCAAATCCTCAATCAGCACATCAAGGGAACGTGCAATCTTCTGAATTGACGTGAGATCGACAGTTGCTAATCCTTCTGAACGCGCATAGTGTCGAACTGTACTGTACGGAACTTCCGCGCGATCTGAAACATCTTTAAGCGTCCAACCCTTTTCCTGAGAGAGTTCTCGTATTCGGAACCGCACTAATCCCATTGCTCTCTTGACAAACGATAAGTACTTATCGTTTAATAATTAAAAACAACAGCGATCGCCCTCCGACGTGACAAATCTAAGAGCGAACGCCTTCTTTCAACAATCCACAAAACGTGGAAAGGATAATCCTATGATACCAATACAATTGACGTATCGCGAACGACTTCAACCGTGGTGTGTAGTTCGCCATCTTCCCAATTTGCAACGGCTACAGTGGCTCGTTTTAGTCGCCGCAATGATGCTACAAAAGGTCGTCGGGAACGCCTTCGATATTGAGGTGCATTGCTCGCGCGAGGGTTTTGAGAGATATACCCAGTTCTCTGGCTAGCGCTACTGCGTTATCAAATCGCGGTATTTTTTTTCCACCTTCCCATTCCCCAATGGTGCGAAAGCTGAGATTGAGTCTTCGTGCTAACTCTTCTTGACTGAGATTGAGTTGATTGCGGAAACTTTTTAGGGTTTGCTCTTGTTCTGGTGGGTCTACACTCATTATTTTACTCTTCGAGAATTTCTACGAGATCCTCAATCGCAATCTCGAAGGCGCGAGCCATCTTGTGCAATGCCGTATAGTCAACAGTTACCATCCCCGAAGAGTTCGCATAGGTCACAATCGTCGTGTAAGGAATACTGGTTCGATTGGAAACTTCCTTAAGCGTCCAACCCTTCTCGTTAGCAAATTCCCGAACCCGCAGCCGAATTAGTCCCATTCTACAGTTGACAGAACACGAATACTCGTGTTCAAATAAAAATACAACAAATAGCGATCGCCCTCCGACGTGACAAATCTAAGGGCGAACGCCTTCTTTCAACAATCCACAGAACGTGGAAAGGATAATCCTATGATACCAATACAATTGACGTATCGCGAACGACTTCAACCGTGGTGCGTAGTTCGCCATCTTCCCAATTTGCAACGGCTGACAGTGGCTCGTTTTAGTCGCCGCAATGACGCAGAAGCTTACCTCATCGCACTTCGCCGCTTGATGCCTTCGGTAAACCATATCATCATTTTTTCAAGCGTACCGATCGCGTCAGACAAGCGAAATCGAGTTCCTGCAACTTGTAATTGAAAATAATGTAGGGGCGCAATGCTTGCGCCCTTATTCAGTTTCTCAGCTCACCTGACACTCACAAACCGATCGCGCGCCAAACTTCTCAACCGTTCCACATCCTCTCGCCGCGAGACAGAGAGAGGAACCGTTGCTTGAATTTCTTCTAGGAGCAATTCCGTATCCAGGGGATGTTGCAAGTGTAAGGCACGATAAAGAGACGCGATCGCGACTTGTTCGATTTCCGCACCGCCAAACCCTTCTGTTGCAACCACCAATTGCGCTAAATCGAAACTTTTTGGGTCTTGTTTGCGCAAACAAAGGTGAATTTTCCAAATCTCCTCCCGTTCGGAGGGAATAGGTAAATCCACAAAGAAAATCTCATCAAAGCGCCCTTTTCTTAATAATTCCGGCGGCATTCGAGAAATATCGTTTGCCGTTGCAACCACAAAAACATCCTGCTTCTTCTCCTGCAACCAGGTGAGGAACGTCCCGAATAAACGCCGACTCAATCCCCCATCCGCATTGCTGCTATCTGCATTGCTAAAACCCTTCTCAATCTCATCAATCCAGAGAATCGCCGGAGACATCGATTCAGCGAGATTAATTGCCTTGCGGAAATTTTTCTCCGATTCGCCGATATATTTATCGTAGAGACGACCCGCATCCAGTTTGAGTAAAGGTAAATTCCATTCTCGCGCGATCGCGCGCGCCGCCAAAGACTTCCCACACCCTTGAATTCCCACCAAAAGAATCCCCTTGGGGGGAGAGAGATTGAGCGATCGCGCCTGAGCAGAAAAACCCACCTTTGAGCGTTCCAGCCAGGTTTTCAGCTTCGGAAATCCCCCCAATTGAGAGCAATTATCCTCCGAGGGAAAATACTCCAACAATCCCCCCTCCCGAATCAACTGCGACTTGCGTTTCAACACCCGTTGAATATCTGCCGGATGGAGTTTCCCATCAATCAGTGCGGCGTACGCAATCACCTGTCTCGCCTGATTCAGCGTCATTCCA is from Lusitaniella coriacea LEGE 07157 and encodes:
- a CDS encoding helix-turn-helix domain-containing protein, with the translated sequence MGLVRFRIRELSQEKGWTLKDVSDRAEVPYSTVRHYARSEGLATVDLTSIQKIARSLDVLIEDLMEVVKE
- a CDS encoding helix-turn-helix domain-containing protein — translated: MSVDPPEQEQTLKSFRNQLNLSQEELARRLNLSFRTIGEWEGGKKIPRFDNAVALARELGISLKTLARAMHLNIEGVPDDLL
- a CDS encoding helix-turn-helix domain-containing protein, giving the protein MGLIRLRVREFANEKGWTLKEVSNRTSIPYTTIVTYANSSGMVTVDYTALHKMARAFEIAIEDLVEILEE
- a CDS encoding AAA family ATPase, translating into MKPTTSIHDLKTLILSFHPIIAIETVEEERVESLLRAVAGELKMPLYEWTVTKGLKRFPNTSAIYGTADPQSLLQTLETVDLESIFLLKDFDRYLKEPTLARQFREVTRQFTRNHSNIVLTGTSLHLPRAITSDVVPYDLKLPSTPELYQVLQAVTQSLRQTHRIQIHLSSEHIDQLLQALSGMTLNQARQVIAYAALIDGKLHPADIQRVLKRKSQLIREGGLLEYFPSEDNCSQLGGFPKLKTWLERSKVGFSAQARSLNLSPPKGILLVGIQGCGKSLAARAIAREWNLPLLKLDAGRLYDKYIGESEKNFRKAINLAESMSPAILWIDEIEKGFSNADSSNADGGLSRRLFGTFLTWLQEKKQDVFVVATANDISRMPPELLRKGRFDEIFFVDLPIPSEREEIWKIHLCLRKQDPKSFDLAQLVVATEGFGGAEIEQVAIASLYRALHLQHPLDTELLLEEIQATVPLSVSRREDVERLRSLARDRFVSVR